AATCCTAGAAGGTCGTGGCGTCACTGCGTTTAATCCTACACGATATTTTCGATATGTCAATGCGATAGCAGAGAAAATTGTCCTTTCTTTGCTTGGATCTAGAAATTCGTGAGCCTCCTCAAGCGTTATCAATAACGTAGGCAGTTTCTGCCATTCTTCATATTTTGCTTCCCACATGCACTTGTAATGGTTTGCCACACCTGACGCCGTTAAACAAACTACACGATGTTGCTCCTCAGTTGTGATTCCTGAAATGTCAACGAGGCATGTGATTCCTTGGCTTATATTTTCAATAACATCATCAATAAAGCTGTATCTAGAGGGAGGGAAAAGCCTTGAATCTAGGGAGAGGAGTTTTCTCATTAAAGCAGCAATCGTCTCTCTGTGTGCGCTTGTTATTTTGGCAATACCTGTTCGCCCGTTCCGTTCATATTCTTCTCTTGACTTTTCAATCCACCCCTCTCCAAGTTGCTGATATAGCTTCTCAGCAAGTCGATTTTGAGGAGGGGTAATATCGGGATACAGATTACGCAACTTCCAAGGACGAAGTGTTCGAAGACCGATACGCAGTTTTTCCTCTTTTGTGCTATAGAATCGTACTCTACTATGAAAGAACGGGTGATTGCATAAGCCTTTATTATTTAGCTCCTTTCCCTCCAGTAATTGCCCAGCGAAGTCAAAAATCAACCCTGCAGTTCTTGGACTGTGGTCGACTAACTGTGCATTTATTATTAGTTCAGTGTTGGTTTTTCCAGAGCCTGTCATGCCAAATATGCCCATCATTCGCGGTATTGCATCTACATTTATCCCTACAATCCCGAGAGTTTGCTCTCCGGAACGCAGATACCCTATTTTCAACTCTCCTGCAAGTTTCAATACGTCTGAATCTTCTGCAGTTGTCGGATATACTTTGTCCATATAGTTAGGGTTGAAAGTCGGAGACCGAACCTTTCCAGCTTTTCTTTCAAGAAAAAGAATTGCCTCAATATTTTTGTAACACGAGTAAGGGCCAAAAGCTTCCTTTCCTTCTGCTTCGCGAAGTTGCTCACCAGTATCAAGAGTAGACTTGCTTTGGGCATTCACAACTCTAGCATAAAACCTACTGTTACCGGACTCTACGCGAACTATTTGTCCAAAGGAAAGATTTGTGCCCTTGTTCAAGAAAAAGGATATCTTGTCACCTTTTACTTCGCATATGGAACCAAAATGGTTAGACACGCTCAATCCACTCCCAATTGAAAGCATGTTTTGCTCCATGAAGCTCGTCTGCAAAATTGCAGGCAAGCTCTTCTTGGCGAAGTACATCGAGAAGTCCGGCGTCGGCTAACTCTTCTTCAACTTGGACGTGATATTGAAGTAGCTTGGTCTCAGAAACACCCGAAAAATCGTGCGCCAGCCACAATACCACTGGATAGCCTAGACAACGAGGGTCCTCGGAAATCACAGAAAGAGGTGACAGCAGTGATTGTATGTCGTGGTTGGTTAAATAGCTCATTACGTCACAGCGGAAGGCCCGCGGACTGTCTTCACACAGCTTAATGATAGATATGTCGCCATAAAGGTGTTCATGAATGTTGGCTTTCTTAACCGGGTAATAGACCCAGCGTCCCTGAGGGGCAAGCATGTACGTCGCAGCAATAAGATCCCGACCCTTCTCGTCATGAAGTTTAGGAGATTGTTTACTTATAGCTAGTAGTTTTATTCCTCTTTTTTCACATTTCTCATAAAGCATGGCATTAAATTTTCTTTCACCGCCAAAGTAGCTGGCTCCATCGAGAAGAACATAGTCATTTTTATCTGCTTTATGGAGTAACCTTAATGCCATTTCGCTCTCTAATTGAAGCCTCGTTTCTTGCAGAATTTTGCGACGTACATATGAATCTCCCTTCAACGTTTTGATTCTCTCTTTGAAATTCCAGTCTACTTCTCGTTTTCTAACAGTAGCGTATGAAACTCGAAAGAGGTATATGCCCCAATTGTTTGCTCTCTTTAAGGTTCTAGTCGAACAATCTACCGCAAAGAAATGTACGTCGCAAGTTTTCGCTTTTTTTAGCGGAGCAATATTTGCTAATGCTGGTTTTACGTTTATTGAAGGCTCATCTTTTATGTCTCTAAAACCTACTGACTGCCCCTTCTCAATGTAACTTCTCAGTATTTCCTTCATCTCGCCAAAATCCGTTTTAACTTCTCTATCCATTCGCTGGGCTCCTGAATCCTTCGAAATAACAAAGTAACCAATTTAACGTAAATCTTTTTGTAACATTTTCGCTTATTTATTTTTCATAATCCTCAGGGTGTTTTGCGCCAATCTTGCCATAATTTGATACTTCCTATTAGAGGTCAACCCTCTTCTCGCAAGGAAACCACGATCAACCATTCTTGCTAAATATGTAGAAACCGTACTAAGAGAAATCGGTTCATTGAATTCTTGTTCGTACGCTACGAGAATTTCCTTAGAAGAAAACCACGCAAAAGGAAAATGTTTTTCAGCAACAGTTTTGGTTTTGTCAAATTTGGAAGCACTAGCTATGCTATTCTTTAATTCTTCCTTGTCATGCACGCCGCTGAGTAACTCCACAATATCAAGTAAGCATAAAGCCTTTTCTCTAGTCACTTTACCCTCAAAAGTTATATTATAACGGTTACCATCCTCATCATATACTTCCACTCGCATTTTCTTGGCAGGCATAGTACGCACCAGAAGATAATATCAGTCACTTTACACTTCACAAGATATAATTGTTATGAAAAAAACATCATAGTAAAAAAGCTGAAAACGGCGGCGTACAAACAAAAGGAGGAAAAATTGCAATTATTTGGAGTTAACAGTATTCACAAACTATTTGTTTGAAAAAATGGAAAAACACTGTAATCATCATTAAATTTCCAAAGGAAACCAAGGGGTCTCTTATTCACACTAGAGTAGACAAAAATAACCAAAAAATGCCAGACCATCCTAGAGAAAATCTCACATTAGGCTAAACTTTACTAATGCTTCACAAAATGTGACTATTAATATTTCACCAACCCCTATATTTCCATTGCAAAACTTAGTGTATGAATTAATATTGCTGATTCATATTAGAAATATGGATTTATTAAACAAAAGAGTATATTTGCTAAAAAATATTTGAGCATTAATATTAAAAATATTCAATCGTACTAAACAACCAGAGTATATTTCTTTCAATAAGAAATCATATTGACATTTTATTTCAAAAGAGTCTCCATCAGAAAGAAAGGGGTGCGTGTGCAAGCGCCTTTAAACAATTAAGCTTCTTTTTACTTTATATCTACAACAATTTTCTACATCTTACACTTTGCTTTTTAGTTATATAGTACACCTCCATTTTTTTGTAGGAGAGTGTTTATCTTTGCCAGTTGAAAGCAAGGTTTTACAATTGCATTTGCTGAAGGGAGAAGACTATCATTATGAAAAAAGAAGCAGATATGCTTGATTCTGTCTTTGAACGTTTTCTGAAAACTAACCACTTTTTTAAGGATAGAGATGTACTCCGCCATGACTACATTCCCAAAAAACTACCTCACCGTGAAGATCAGATAAGGCACTTAGGCATGATTGTTGCTCCTCTGTTAAAAGCAGAAAGATGTTCCAACATATTTATTTATGGAAAAACAGGTACTGGAAAAACTGCTGTCATGAAGTATGTGCTAAGCCGGCTTGTGCAAAAGGCTGTAGAATTTGGTGCACCAGTTAGGGCAGCGTATGTAAATTGCCGCTTAGCAGGAACGGAATATAGGGTTTTTACACGATTATGTGACTCCTTGAATATCCATGTACCCTTTACTGGGCTTGCTGTTGGCGAAGTTTTTGATCGCTTTAAAAAAGGTCTGGAAACCCAAAATCTCTCACTTATTGTCATATTAGATGAACTTGATGAGTTGATAAAGGCTAGAGGCAACGTTCTCTTATATCAACTGACGAGGGTAAACGGTGCTCTTTGTAATAGTACCGTCTCTATTATTGGAATCTCGAACGATCTACGTTTCAAAGAAATGCTGGAGCCACGCGTTTTAAGTGCCTTGAGTGAAGAGGAGGTAATGTTTAAACCCTACGATGCTTCCGAACTTCAAGACATTTTATGGGAAAGGGCAGAGTTAGCATTCTGCAATGGTGTCTTACTAAAAGGTGCTGTGAGCCTGTGTGCTGCTTTGGCTGCTGCGGAACATGGGGATGCAAGGCGTGCACTCGACTTGCTCCGTGTGGCAGGCGAAGTAGCGGAGAGGGAGAATGCAAAGATAATAGCCGAAGACCATGTTAGAGAAGCCGAGAAGCGAATTGAGCGTAATAGAGTAATTGATGCCTTAACAAATTTGACACTGCACTCAAAATTCGTTCTCTACAGCGTATACCTCCTCGGAAAAGCAAACATTTACTCCGCCATTACTGGCGACATATATGAAATATATACTGAACTGTGTAAGGAAATCGGAGTTTCTCCACTGACACAGAGAAGAGTAAGTGGGCTTGTAAGTGAGCTAGATTCAATTGGGTTACTAAATTCAAGGGTCATAAGTAGAGGTCGCTATGGTCGAACAAAAAAAATTAATCTCGCAATACCACGAAGCCCCTTAAAGAAAGCGTATATAGACGATGCCCACTTAGGACAGTTAACTGATTTCACACCGAAGTGTTTGATACTAAAATTTGGTAAAACTAAGCATTAAAATCCACAGGTAAAACAGCAAGTGTCTGAAGATCTACAACAGGGATAATACCCGGTGTGGGTTCTAAACCCAAACTTCTCTGATAACCAGTTTGCTTTTGCCAAGCACCAGAATTAACCATAAGAGTTCCTCTATAAAATTCATGTTTCATAACGTGTACATGACCTGCATGGAAAACATCTGGAACGCTTTCTATTACAAGAAAGTCTCGCTTCTCCGGCGCGATTGAGGTGCGCTGACCGTATGTAGGCGCCAAATGTCTACCTTTCAATAACAAGCGCATAGCTCTCTCCGGAGAATGAAAATCCATATCTGCCGCTGTAGCCAAGACATCGTCTAGACTTCGTCCATGATAAATGAGAAATTCTACGCCATGAATGCTTACAGTTGCTGGGTTGCCTAGTGATAATATGTTTCGTGTCTCATAAAGGGGCTCTCCATATCTCTTAGGGATGGCAGGTTGTGGCAAGGCCTTCCTTGACGCGTCGTGGTTTCCAGGAATGATTATCAGCTCTATGTAGTCTGGGATCTGTTCAATGAATTTTGCCGCCAGCCTATATTGCTTGAAAATATCTCGTTCGGCTAGTTCTTTTATTTGGTTTGGATAGATACCTACACCGTCCACGATGTCACCGGCGATAATGATGTACTTGACGCGGCTAGCGACTTCTCTTAAGTTCTCATCTCCGTATTTTCCATTGAGCCACAACACAAAACGATTAAATTCCTCTCTCATGAACTCTTTGCTTCCCACATGAAGATCAGATATTAGGGCTACATGGACAGCTTCTTTAGCTTTATGCGGTTTCTTTTGAGGGATATCTGGGAAGAAAAGTTCTTCGACAATTAGCAAGTTCTTTCTGCTTTTCAATAAGCTTAGGCATACAACTTGATCAAGTAGTAGCGACTTTGTCTTCTCTAAAAGTTCCTTAGATGCATTTCGGGGAATGAGCACTATAGCGTTGGTTTCCAGGTCTTCGATTTTTAAGAAAACTCCGTATTTTGATTCGCGCTTCTCTGTAACTATACAAAATATATTGACTCTTGAATTAGATGCCGCTCGGAACGCCTCTTTTATTGATGCAGCATTCCTAGAATCCATTCGTTGTCGCAGCAGTTTTCTTATTCGCTTAAACCGATCCTGAAAGTATTCAAGATATTCATTAATTGAACCAGTTGAACATATTTTGTCGGTTGGATCCTCTAATACTTTTATGTCCTTATCCACATCCTTTGCGTTTGGGTAGAAGGTTCTTTTGGGTTTTCCTGTTGCTATAGAAGGTTCCTGCAGGGCGGAGACAGTAAGTGTTTTTGTTTCTTTCGTATCTGGAAAGGTTTCTTTTGCTGTTTCTTCAAGAAGATTCTTGCTTATAAAAAGCGGTCTTTCCTCGAGTCTTTCCAATTTTTCCAGAGTCATTTCAATGAGCTTTACTGGATCCTCTGTTTTTGATATTGTAGTGAGAAGGCTGAAAGCTTCTTTGTTGAGGTGATAGCCTGCTGTGAGGGAAAAGGAGACTGCTTGCTGAACTTTCTTTTGCTTATTCAATTTTAAGCGGTCTCCAATTGTTTCTTTTAGTATCACTATGTGACCTTCCCTTTTATCACCTATTTTTCTTGCCTTTCCTTATGAATAGAGGCAGGCTATTAGAATAGCAGTTATAGCGTCAATTTTATGCGGTGTCATAGTTCGTATTTCGAGATCTCCCTTTAAACCTATTTGTTTCAGAAAAGTTCGTGTCTTTTGCCAATCTTTAGTTGGCATGCCAAGAGCTTCTCTGGCTGATGCAGGATGAACCTCAATGACATCTAATCTGTTGGCTCTCAGCTTATGCATTAGAGGAGTGGCACGCTTAGTAAGGTTCTTCATTGAACACATAAGTGATGGAAAGACGGAGTAACCCTGTTTCAATAGGTCTCTATTTGCTTTGCGCATTGTCCCGGTTTCTGGCGTTGTTAGAGACGCGTCTATTGCAATAATACGTGATTTGCGATTAACTGTTTAGTTTATTATCTCCTTATCTCGATGTACGTAACATGTGGAAGCCCATCCGTTCTTCCAATACTCCACCCAGGCGGGTTTTTTCTAACACTGCCAAATCTATACCTATTACAACTTCCTTTCCACCTTCCATTTTTGCCACCTATAATTATATATCACTCTCTTGTTTTAGACTTCTAATGGACGGTTTGAGGCAGTAACATGGAGCTTCGTAAGGTTCAACGTACCAATAGTGGCACTTTTTTTGTTTCTCTACCTAAAGATTGGGCGGAACGCGTTGGGCTAGACAAAGGAATGGTTCTAGCAGTTCTGGAGTCTAGTGATGGACGTTTATGCCTTGATCCACAATATGACGCCGAGCGCAAGCCTTTAAGCGTTACGATAAGGCCAACACCCTATTTAGACAGAGAAATCGTGGGCAAGTATTTGCTTGGTTACGATGTGATTCGTGTTGAGGTCAAAAACCGCATTTCACCCCATGAAAGAGCATTAATCAAACAGGCTTCTAGGCGTCTTGTGGGTTTGGAGATTGTAGAGGAAAATTACACTCGCATCGTTTTGCAATGTTTATTGGAACCCGCCGCGTTTCCACCTGAGAAAATTCTGAGACGTGAGTATAACATTGCCGCTGGCATGCACCGAGATGCTGTGAGTGCCTTTCTAGAAGGCGACGTACATCTAGCCAAGAATGTGATCGCCCGTGACGATGAAGTGGATAGGCTTTATTTCCTTCTTGTGAGAATTTTGCGAACTATAATTCAAAACCCAAATTTAGGCGAGAAATTGGAAATTCGTTCCATTGACTGTCTCGATTGTCGAATGTGTGCAAGTTTAGTTGAAACAATAGGCGACAGAGCTGTAGAAATTGCCTGTAAAGCCTTATTGTTAAAAGCCTTGAAAATCTCTAGGGCGGTTTCAAAATTGATGACCAAGTTTCATTCTATGGTTTTTGAGGCTCAAGAGAAGGCT
The Candidatus Bathyarchaeota archaeon genome window above contains:
- a CDS encoding ATP-binding protein — translated: MLSIGSGLSVSNHFGSICEVKGDKISFFLNKGTNLSFGQIVRVESGNSRFYARVVNAQSKSTLDTGEQLREAEGKEAFGPYSCYKNIEAILFLERKAGKVRSPTFNPNYMDKVYPTTAEDSDVLKLAGELKIGYLRSGEQTLGIVGINVDAIPRMMGIFGMTGSGKTNTELIINAQLVDHSPRTAGLIFDFAGQLLEGKELNNKGLCNHPFFHSRVRFYSTKEEKLRIGLRTLRPWKLRNLYPDITPPQNRLAEKLYQQLGEGWIEKSREEYERNGRTGIAKITSAHRETIAALMRKLLSLDSRLFPPSRYSFIDDVIENISQGITCLVDISGITTEEQHRVVCLTASGVANHYKCMWEAKYEEWQKLPTLLITLEEAHEFLDPSKERTIFSAIALTYRKYRVGLNAVTPRPSRINPDVFAELWTKVIMKTELKADREYLTRNTPYLEYSNTEVKMLDIGEALLISEPKIRFAVPVKVTHYPEYLETKEKVDYNLPPSKPLKAMEKNLKRLRNAARNLDTN
- a CDS encoding DNA double-strand break repair nuclease NurA; the encoded protein is MDREVKTDFGEMKEILRSYIEKGQSVGFRDIKDEPSINVKPALANIAPLKKAKTCDVHFFAVDCSTRTLKRANNWGIYLFRVSYATVRKREVDWNFKERIKTLKGDSYVRRKILQETRLQLESEMALRLLHKADKNDYVLLDGASYFGGERKFNAMLYEKCEKRGIKLLAISKQSPKLHDEKGRDLIAATYMLAPQGRWVYYPVKKANIHEHLYGDISIIKLCEDSPRAFRCDVMSYLTNHDIQSLLSPLSVISEDPRCLGYPVVLWLAHDFSGVSETKLLQYHVQVEEELADAGLLDVLRQEELACNFADELHGAKHAFNWEWIERV
- a CDS encoding orc1/cdc6 family replication initiation protein, giving the protein MKKEADMLDSVFERFLKTNHFFKDRDVLRHDYIPKKLPHREDQIRHLGMIVAPLLKAERCSNIFIYGKTGTGKTAVMKYVLSRLVQKAVEFGAPVRAAYVNCRLAGTEYRVFTRLCDSLNIHVPFTGLAVGEVFDRFKKGLETQNLSLIVILDELDELIKARGNVLLYQLTRVNGALCNSTVSIIGISNDLRFKEMLEPRVLSALSEEEVMFKPYDASELQDILWERAELAFCNGVLLKGAVSLCAALAAAEHGDARRALDLLRVAGEVAERENAKIIAEDHVREAEKRIERNRVIDALTNLTLHSKFVLYSVYLLGKANIYSAITGDIYEIYTELCKEIGVSPLTQRRVSGLVSELDSIGLLNSRVISRGRYGRTKKINLAIPRSPLKKAYIDDAHLGQLTDFTPKCLILKFGKTKH
- a CDS encoding DNA-directed DNA polymerase II small subunit produces the protein MILKETIGDRLKLNKQKKVQQAVSFSLTAGYHLNKEAFSLLTTISKTEDPVKLIEMTLEKLERLEERPLFISKNLLEETAKETFPDTKETKTLTVSALQEPSIATGKPKRTFYPNAKDVDKDIKVLEDPTDKICSTGSINEYLEYFQDRFKRIRKLLRQRMDSRNAASIKEAFRAASNSRVNIFCIVTEKRESKYGVFLKIEDLETNAIVLIPRNASKELLEKTKSLLLDQVVCLSLLKSRKNLLIVEELFFPDIPQKKPHKAKEAVHVALISDLHVGSKEFMREEFNRFVLWLNGKYGDENLREVASRVKYIIIAGDIVDGVGIYPNQIKELAERDIFKQYRLAAKFIEQIPDYIELIIIPGNHDASRKALPQPAIPKRYGEPLYETRNILSLGNPATVSIHGVEFLIYHGRSLDDVLATAADMDFHSPERAMRLLLKGRHLAPTYGQRTSIAPEKRDFLVIESVPDVFHAGHVHVMKHEFYRGTLMVNSGAWQKQTGYQRSLGLEPTPGIIPVVDLQTLAVLPVDFNA
- a CDS encoding phosphate uptake regulator PhoU; this encodes MELRKVQRTNSGTFFVSLPKDWAERVGLDKGMVLAVLESSDGRLCLDPQYDAERKPLSVTIRPTPYLDREIVGKYLLGYDVIRVEVKNRISPHERALIKQASRRLVGLEIVEENYTRIVLQCLLEPAAFPPEKILRREYNIAAGMHRDAVSAFLEGDVHLAKNVIARDDEVDRLYFLLVRILRTIIQNPNLGEKLEIRSIDCLDCRMCASLVETIGDRAVEIACKALLLKALKISRAVSKLMTKFHSMVFEAQEKALKAFFGHTVVLAEEVRNERAKMESMLHDIEAAMKQSEEVVPLILAVASSMYRIFGHCVDIADLVMPKEL